One window from the genome of Deltaproteobacteria bacterium encodes:
- a CDS encoding purine-nucleoside phosphorylase, whose amino-acid sequence METPSFVANWNERLKQAVDFLKKEIGTPPSVHVILSGGLTQFLDALTDTRTLDTAQIPNFPLSRAEGHKGQIVFGKYKEVPLSVSVGRVHYYEGYSLQEATFPIHALHVFGAKTLLVVNAAGGINPGFAPGDLMLIRDHINFLGDNPLRGVAIQSKQQFVDMTGAYSKALMQHAYEVAKQQQIELHEGVYVATTGPSYETPAEIRAFRQMGADAAGMSTVPEVIVASFHRMSVLGVSCITNLAADLHPGGMHHGEVLKAIQAMEPRLVALLLGVIERTTKTGSGSAQAANS is encoded by the coding sequence GTGGAGACACCCAGTTTTGTCGCGAATTGGAATGAGCGCCTCAAGCAGGCGGTGGATTTCTTGAAAAAAGAGATCGGCACGCCGCCGAGTGTCCACGTGATTCTCTCCGGCGGACTGACTCAATTCCTGGATGCGTTGACCGACACGCGCACGCTCGATACCGCGCAGATCCCGAATTTCCCGCTCTCCCGAGCCGAAGGGCACAAAGGCCAGATCGTGTTCGGGAAGTACAAAGAGGTCCCGCTGTCCGTGAGCGTGGGGCGTGTACATTACTACGAAGGCTACTCGCTCCAAGAGGCGACGTTTCCGATTCATGCGTTGCATGTGTTCGGCGCGAAGACGTTGTTAGTAGTGAATGCGGCGGGTGGGATCAATCCGGGATTTGCGCCCGGTGATCTCATGCTGATCCGCGATCATATCAATTTCCTCGGCGACAATCCGCTGCGTGGCGTGGCGATCCAATCGAAGCAACAGTTTGTCGATATGACCGGGGCCTATTCGAAGGCGCTGATGCAACACGCGTATGAAGTCGCGAAGCAACAGCAGATTGAATTGCATGAAGGGGTGTATGTCGCTACGACCGGACCTAGCTACGAGACGCCCGCGGAGATCCGCGCGTTTCGCCAAATGGGGGCCGATGCCGCCGGGATGTCGACGGTGCCGGAAGTGATCGTCGCAAGCTTTCATCGTATGTCCGTGCTCGGAGTGTCCTGCATTACTAATCTCGCCGCGGATCTTCATCCGGGTGGTATGCATCACGGCGAGGTCCTGAAGGCCATTCAGGCAATGGAGCCGCGCCTCGTGGCGCTGTTGCTCGGCGTGATCGAGCGGACCACTAAGACGGGATCGGGCAGTGCCCAAGCCGCCAACAGCTAG
- a CDS encoding M23 family metallopeptidase: VVAAQAGTVRFAGWRRGYGVTIELDHGFGWHSRYAHLRAAVVRRGAAVGAGELIGRVGATGLVTGPHLHFELHYAGQPLDPLPFLRAGLSDKSRFDAMMAARLK, encoded by the coding sequence GGTAGTGGCGGCACAGGCAGGCACGGTGCGGTTTGCCGGGTGGCGGCGGGGATATGGAGTGACGATTGAATTGGATCATGGGTTCGGATGGCACTCTCGGTATGCACATTTGCGGGCGGCCGTGGTCCGGCGGGGGGCGGCGGTGGGGGCGGGCGAACTGATTGGGCGGGTCGGCGCGACGGGGTTGGTGACCGGTCCGCACCTCCATTTTGAGTTGCACTATGCCGGGCAACCGCTTGATCCGTTGCCGTTTTTGCGGGCCGGTTTGAGCGATAAATCGCGCTTTGACGCCATGATGGCCGCTCGGCTAAAATAA